One region of Glycine max cultivar Williams 82 chromosome 9, Glycine_max_v4.0, whole genome shotgun sequence genomic DNA includes:
- the LOC100809251 gene encoding serine/threonine-protein kinase STY13 isoform X3, which yields MSFREGKIEGEDRECEESVLGSTESKSVRENGSLASTQLTVDENLLVDPKLLFIGSKIGEGAHGKVYEGRYGNKIVAIKVLHRGSTSEERASLENRFAREVNMMSRVHHDNLVKFIGACKDPLMVIVTELLPGMSLRKYLTSIRPKLLDLDVAINFALDIARAMDWLHANGIIHRDLKPDNLLLTADQKSVKLADFGLAREETVTEMMTAETGTYRWMAPELYSTVTLRQGEKKHYNNKVDVYSFGIVLWELLTNRMPFEGMSNLQAAYAAAFKIAAREARHSR from the exons ATGAGCTTCAGAGAGGGGAAGATAGAAGGAGAAGATAGGGAATGTGAAGAATCGGTGTTGGGGAGCACTGAATCCAAATCAGTGAGGGAAAATGGGTCTTTAGCAAGCACTCAGCTGACAGTTGATGAGAATCTATTGGTTGACCCTAAACTACTCTTTATTGGGTCCAAGATTGGAGAAGGAGCTCATGGGAAAGTTTATGAAGGAAG GTATGGAAATAAAATTGTTGCAATCAAAGTTCTGCATCGTGGGAGCACTTCCGAAGAAAGGGCTTCCCTTGAAAATCGTTTTGCTCGAGAAGTTAATATGATGTCTCGCGTCCACCATGACAATCTTGTTAAG TTTATTGGAGCATGTAAGGATCCTCTTATGGTAATAGTTACAGAGCTATTACCAGGGATGTCACTGCGTAAATATTTAACGAGTATCCGTCCTAAACTATTAGACCTTGATGTGGCTATAAACTTTGCCCTTGATATTGCTCGAGCCATGGATTGGCTACATGCCAATGGGATCATACACAGAGATCTGAAACCTG ACAATCTATTGCTTACGGCGGACCAGAAGTCTGTTAAACTTGCAGATTTTGGTCTTGCAAGAGAAGAAACTGTGACTGAAATGATGACTGCAGAAACAGGAACTTACCGTTGGATGGCACCAGAG ttgtACAGTACTGTGACATTGCGTCAGGGAGAGAAAAAGCACTACAACAACAAGGTTGATGTATatagctttggaattgttttatgGGAGCTACTAACAAACCGCATGCCCTTTGAAGGGATGTCCAATTTACAGGCTGCTTATGCTGCTGCATTTAAG ATTGCAGCAAGAGAGGCCCGGCATTCCAGATGA
- the LOC100809251 gene encoding serine/threonine-protein kinase STY13 isoform X2: protein MRIYWLTLNYSLLGPRLEKELMGKFMKEVLHRGSTSEERASLENRFAREVNMMSRVHHDNLVKFIGACKDPLMVIVTELLPGMSLRKYLTSIRPKLLDLDVAINFALDIARAMDWLHANGIIHRDLKPDNLLLTADQKSVKLADFGLAREETVTEMMTAETGTYRWMAPELYSTVTLRQGEKKHYNNKVDVYSFGIVLWELLTNRMPFEGMSNLQAAYAAAFKQERPGIPDDISPELAFVIQSCWVEDPNLRPSFSQIIRMLNAFLFTLSPPSPPLPVPPDNEPEVATTSNGTITEFSARNRGKFGFLRQLFSSKRTKN from the exons ATGAGAATCTATTGGTTGACCCTAAACTACTCTTTATTGGGTCCAAGATTGGAGAAGGAGCTCATGGGAAAGTTTATGAAGGAAG TTCTGCATCGTGGGAGCACTTCCGAAGAAAGGGCTTCCCTTGAAAATCGTTTTGCTCGAGAAGTTAATATGATGTCTCGCGTCCACCATGACAATCTTGTTAAG TTTATTGGAGCATGTAAGGATCCTCTTATGGTAATAGTTACAGAGCTATTACCAGGGATGTCACTGCGTAAATATTTAACGAGTATCCGTCCTAAACTATTAGACCTTGATGTGGCTATAAACTTTGCCCTTGATATTGCTCGAGCCATGGATTGGCTACATGCCAATGGGATCATACACAGAGATCTGAAACCTG ACAATCTATTGCTTACGGCGGACCAGAAGTCTGTTAAACTTGCAGATTTTGGTCTTGCAAGAGAAGAAACTGTGACTGAAATGATGACTGCAGAAACAGGAACTTACCGTTGGATGGCACCAGAG ttgtACAGTACTGTGACATTGCGTCAGGGAGAGAAAAAGCACTACAACAACAAGGTTGATGTATatagctttggaattgttttatgGGAGCTACTAACAAACCGCATGCCCTTTGAAGGGATGTCCAATTTACAGGCTGCTTATGCTGCTGCATTTAAG CAAGAGAGGCCCGGCATTCCAGATGATATATCCCCTGAACTTGCTTTTGTCATACAATCTTGCTGGGTTGAAGATCCTAACTTGAGACCAAGCTTTAGTCAGATCATCCGCATGCTCAACGCGTTTCTCTTCACACTCTCACCACCGTCTCCTCCTTTGCCAGTACCACCTGACAATGAACCTGAGGTGGCTACAACAAGTAATGGCACCATTACTGAGTTTTCTGCCCGAAACAGAGGAAAGTTTGGCTTTCTTCGCCAATTGTTTTCTTCGAAGAGGACCAAAAACTAA
- the LOC100809251 gene encoding serine/threonine-protein kinase STY13 isoform X1, with translation MSFREGKIEGEDRECEESVLGSTESKSVRENGSLASTQLTVDENLLVDPKLLFIGSKIGEGAHGKVYEGRYGNKIVAIKVLHRGSTSEERASLENRFAREVNMMSRVHHDNLVKFIGACKDPLMVIVTELLPGMSLRKYLTSIRPKLLDLDVAINFALDIARAMDWLHANGIIHRDLKPDNLLLTADQKSVKLADFGLAREETVTEMMTAETGTYRWMAPELYSTVTLRQGEKKHYNNKVDVYSFGIVLWELLTNRMPFEGMSNLQAAYAAAFKQERPGIPDDISPELAFVIQSCWVEDPNLRPSFSQIIRMLNAFLFTLSPPSPPLPVPPDNEPEVATTSNGTITEFSARNRGKFGFLRQLFSSKRTKN, from the exons ATGAGCTTCAGAGAGGGGAAGATAGAAGGAGAAGATAGGGAATGTGAAGAATCGGTGTTGGGGAGCACTGAATCCAAATCAGTGAGGGAAAATGGGTCTTTAGCAAGCACTCAGCTGACAGTTGATGAGAATCTATTGGTTGACCCTAAACTACTCTTTATTGGGTCCAAGATTGGAGAAGGAGCTCATGGGAAAGTTTATGAAGGAAG GTATGGAAATAAAATTGTTGCAATCAAAGTTCTGCATCGTGGGAGCACTTCCGAAGAAAGGGCTTCCCTTGAAAATCGTTTTGCTCGAGAAGTTAATATGATGTCTCGCGTCCACCATGACAATCTTGTTAAG TTTATTGGAGCATGTAAGGATCCTCTTATGGTAATAGTTACAGAGCTATTACCAGGGATGTCACTGCGTAAATATTTAACGAGTATCCGTCCTAAACTATTAGACCTTGATGTGGCTATAAACTTTGCCCTTGATATTGCTCGAGCCATGGATTGGCTACATGCCAATGGGATCATACACAGAGATCTGAAACCTG ACAATCTATTGCTTACGGCGGACCAGAAGTCTGTTAAACTTGCAGATTTTGGTCTTGCAAGAGAAGAAACTGTGACTGAAATGATGACTGCAGAAACAGGAACTTACCGTTGGATGGCACCAGAG ttgtACAGTACTGTGACATTGCGTCAGGGAGAGAAAAAGCACTACAACAACAAGGTTGATGTATatagctttggaattgttttatgGGAGCTACTAACAAACCGCATGCCCTTTGAAGGGATGTCCAATTTACAGGCTGCTTATGCTGCTGCATTTAAG CAAGAGAGGCCCGGCATTCCAGATGATATATCCCCTGAACTTGCTTTTGTCATACAATCTTGCTGGGTTGAAGATCCTAACTTGAGACCAAGCTTTAGTCAGATCATCCGCATGCTCAACGCGTTTCTCTTCACACTCTCACCACCGTCTCCTCCTTTGCCAGTACCACCTGACAATGAACCTGAGGTGGCTACAACAAGTAATGGCACCATTACTGAGTTTTCTGCCCGAAACAGAGGAAAGTTTGGCTTTCTTCGCCAATTGTTTTCTTCGAAGAGGACCAAAAACTAA